One stretch of Amycolatopsis tolypomycina DNA includes these proteins:
- a CDS encoding mannosyltransferase family protein, with protein sequence MTSTAVPSRAADQVEPEHPEPARASRWAWLNGDYARVFAVVLAWHVVLIAVAYLFAPSSPVDEGIPKTGIGSTMSLLAHTYRWDAGNYGEIAMHAYTGSYAPTRAFYPVFPLLVWLVQTVSFHTIGLLAAGFLVNLVATWLAAVALLKIGRHFFQGERAPWLVVAAFLTAPAAFFLHSFYSEAVFCALGFWAYLFALRRQWLWMGLTLIPLTASRITAAVFVGLCFLEFWRSKDWKLRGLLSWHLLWFPAAFLGLGGVLVAMKLQTGDFFASFNALKGVREWSYHKFNPNIVETLWREAKITGHALLGDTKMDAWTLMSHVLPMIGLALLFASSVYVLVALRSKGVPLALFGFASIVMLTMNNNVVSVHRYLLPCLVMYVALVLFGERRPQLRGAVHVVLYANALVCGMIYLRFITGFWSG encoded by the coding sequence ATGACTAGCACGGCCGTCCCCTCCCGGGCCGCCGACCAGGTCGAGCCGGAACACCCGGAGCCGGCCCGCGCGAGCCGCTGGGCCTGGCTGAACGGCGACTACGCCCGCGTCTTCGCCGTGGTGCTGGCCTGGCACGTGGTGCTGATCGCGGTGGCGTACCTGTTCGCGCCGTCCAGCCCGGTCGACGAGGGCATCCCGAAGACCGGCATCGGCTCGACGATGAGCCTGCTGGCGCACACCTACCGCTGGGACGCCGGCAACTACGGCGAGATCGCGATGCACGCCTACACCGGCAGCTACGCCCCGACGCGGGCGTTCTACCCGGTGTTCCCGCTCCTGGTGTGGCTGGTGCAGACGGTCAGCTTCCACACGATCGGCCTGCTCGCCGCCGGGTTCCTGGTCAACCTGGTGGCCACCTGGCTGGCGGCGGTCGCGCTGCTGAAGATCGGGCGCCACTTCTTCCAGGGCGAGCGAGCCCCGTGGCTGGTCGTCGCGGCGTTCCTCACCGCGCCGGCCGCGTTCTTCCTGCACTCGTTCTACAGCGAGGCGGTGTTCTGCGCGCTGGGCTTCTGGGCCTACCTGTTCGCGCTGCGCCGCCAGTGGCTCTGGATGGGACTGACGCTGATCCCGCTGACGGCGTCCCGCATCACCGCGGCGGTGTTCGTCGGCCTGTGCTTCCTGGAGTTCTGGCGGTCGAAGGACTGGAAGCTGCGCGGCCTGCTGTCGTGGCACCTGCTGTGGTTCCCGGCGGCGTTCCTCGGCCTCGGCGGCGTGCTGGTCGCCATGAAGCTCCAGACCGGCGACTTCTTCGCCAGCTTCAACGCGCTCAAGGGCGTGCGGGAGTGGTCGTACCACAAGTTCAACCCGAACATCGTCGAGACGCTGTGGCGCGAAGCCAAGATCACCGGCCACGCGCTGCTCGGCGACACCAAGATGGACGCGTGGACGCTGATGAGCCACGTGCTGCCGATGATCGGGCTGGCGCTGCTGTTCGCGTCCTCGGTGTACGTCCTGGTGGCGTTGCGGTCGAAGGGCGTCCCGCTGGCGCTGTTCGGGTTCGCGTCGATCGTGATGCTGACGATGAACAACAACGTGGTGTCGGTGCACCGCTACCTGCTGCCGTGCCTGGTGATGTATGTGGCGCTGGTGCTGTTCGGCGAGCGCCGCCCGCAGCTGCGCGGCGCGGTGCACGTGGTCCTGTACGCGAACGCGCTGGTCTGCGGAATGATCTACCTGCGCTTCATCACGGGCTTCTGGTCCGGCTGA
- the prmC gene encoding peptide chain release factor N(5)-glutamine methyltransferase produces the protein MNRQPLRLAIIEATRILERAGVASPRFDAEVIAAHVLGVERGRLPMVPLVDPPVIEAIGQLVQQRAKRIPLQYLTGWAALGDITVAVGAGVFVPRPETELLLEWGVKFLQGREFPVVVDLCTGSGALALAVANARPDAVVYAVDIDPQALAWARHNADVHADAGNTPIRLYSGDIGDPTMFAELDGLVDLVLCNPPYVPEGTPVPPEVAEHDPPRAVFAEESGLAVIRHAIAAGARLLRPGGGLAIEHDDTHGSAVPALVRARRVLTGVEDHADLTGRARFVTARRLG, from the coding sequence GTGAATCGGCAGCCGCTGCGCCTGGCCATCATCGAGGCCACCCGGATCCTCGAGCGCGCGGGCGTCGCCTCGCCGCGCTTCGACGCCGAGGTGATCGCCGCGCACGTGCTCGGGGTCGAACGCGGCCGGCTGCCGATGGTGCCGCTGGTCGACCCGCCGGTCATCGAGGCCATCGGCCAGCTCGTCCAGCAGCGCGCCAAGCGCATCCCCCTGCAGTACCTGACGGGCTGGGCGGCCCTCGGCGACATCACGGTCGCGGTCGGGGCCGGGGTGTTCGTCCCGCGGCCGGAGACCGAGCTGCTGCTCGAGTGGGGGGTCAAGTTCCTCCAGGGCCGCGAGTTCCCGGTGGTGGTGGACCTGTGCACGGGCTCGGGCGCGCTGGCGCTGGCGGTGGCCAACGCCCGCCCGGACGCGGTGGTGTACGCGGTGGACATCGACCCGCAGGCCCTGGCCTGGGCCCGCCACAACGCGGACGTCCACGCGGACGCGGGCAACACCCCGATCAGGCTGTATTCGGGCGACATCGGCGACCCGACGATGTTCGCCGAGCTCGACGGCCTGGTCGACCTGGTGCTGTGCAACCCGCCGTACGTCCCGGAGGGCACCCCGGTGCCCCCGGAGGTGGCGGAGCACGACCCACCCCGCGCGGTGTTCGCGGAGGAGAGCGGCCTGGCGGTGATCCGCCACGCGATCGCGGCGGGAGCGCGGCTGCTGCGCCCCGGCGGCGGCCTGGCGATCGAGCACGACGACACGCACGGTTCGGCGGTCCCGGCCCTGGTCAGGGCCCGGCGGGTGCTGACGGGGGTGGAGGACCACGCGGACCTGACCGGCCGGGCCCGGTTCGTCACGGCGCGCCGGCTGGGGTGA
- a CDS encoding glycosyltransferase family 4 protein, with the protein MPPTSGLLPIREYILVALTATAVTYLLTGVVRRVAIRVGAIANPRARDVHVAPIPRMGGVGIYLGVAGAMGLAHQLPALSHGFDASFDSVGVLLAAGVISLIGALDDRFELDAWTKLAGQVMCAGILVIFGVQWVSFWVPWGGTGGSFGSVLVLDKNQGALLTVVMVVVMVNAMNFVDGLDGLAGGLGFIAAAATCSFSLGLLDSSGGDVGTYPPALIAATLAGACLGFLPYNFQPAKIFMGDSGSMMIGLMLAGATTSASGRVPYTQFSAKDAIALLSPLVVVAAVLFVPMLDLIMAVIRRTRRGESPFAADKMHLHHRLLEIGHSQRRAVMLIYLWAGILAFGAVSVTLFDDVAALWIIGIGLVFAAVVSIVPRLRSRNQPGT; encoded by the coding sequence GTGCCGCCCACATCCGGTCTCCTCCCCATCCGGGAATACATCCTCGTCGCGCTGACCGCGACGGCCGTGACCTACCTGCTCACCGGCGTCGTCCGGCGGGTCGCGATCCGCGTCGGCGCGATCGCCAACCCCCGGGCGCGCGACGTCCACGTGGCCCCGATCCCGCGGATGGGCGGGGTCGGCATCTACCTCGGCGTCGCCGGCGCGATGGGCCTCGCCCACCAGCTGCCCGCGCTGTCGCACGGCTTCGACGCCTCCTTCGACTCGGTCGGCGTGCTGCTGGCGGCCGGTGTCATCTCCCTGATCGGCGCGCTCGACGACCGGTTCGAGCTGGACGCCTGGACGAAGCTGGCCGGCCAGGTCATGTGCGCCGGCATCCTCGTCATCTTCGGCGTGCAGTGGGTGTCGTTCTGGGTGCCGTGGGGCGGCACCGGCGGCTCGTTCGGCTCGGTGCTCGTGCTCGACAAGAACCAGGGCGCGCTGCTCACCGTCGTCATGGTCGTGGTCATGGTCAACGCGATGAACTTCGTCGACGGCCTCGACGGGCTCGCCGGCGGCCTCGGCTTCATCGCGGCCGCCGCCACCTGCTCGTTCTCCCTCGGCCTGCTCGACAGCTCCGGCGGCGACGTCGGCACCTACCCGCCCGCGCTGATCGCGGCCACGCTCGCCGGCGCCTGTCTGGGTTTCCTGCCGTACAACTTCCAGCCCGCGAAGATCTTCATGGGCGACTCCGGCTCGATGATGATCGGCCTGATGCTCGCCGGCGCGACGACGTCGGCGTCCGGGCGCGTGCCGTACACGCAGTTCAGCGCCAAGGACGCGATCGCGCTGCTCTCGCCGCTCGTGGTCGTCGCGGCGGTGCTGTTCGTGCCGATGCTCGATCTGATCATGGCGGTGATCCGCCGCACCCGCCGCGGCGAAAGCCCGTTCGCGGCGGACAAGATGCACCTCCACCACCGCCTGCTCGAGATCGGCCACTCCCAGCGGCGCGCGGTCATGCTGATCTACCTGTGGGCCGGGATCCTCGCGTTCGGCGCGGTGTCGGTGACGCTGTTCGACGACGTCGCGGCGCTCTGGATCATCGGGATCGGCCTGGTCTTCGCGGCGGTGGTCTCGATCGTCCCGCGGCTGCGCTCGCGCAACCAGCCGGGCACCTGA
- a CDS encoding L-threonylcarbamoyladenylate synthase, with product MSVVYDCSKRETRADGLAAAAGAVRSSRLVVLPTDTVYGIGADAFDAGAVQALLRAKNRGPDMPVGVLVGSWSTVDGLVLGVPPQARALIEAFWPGDLSIVLPHAPSLQWNLGDARGTVMLRMPLHPVALELLRDVGPMAVSSANVSGRPPASTAQEAQEQLGDSVAVYLDGGSSGAPVASSIVDLTGTEPVVLREGAVGKEAIAEVLGVPAESLA from the coding sequence ATGAGCGTGGTCTACGACTGCAGCAAGCGGGAGACCCGGGCCGACGGGCTCGCCGCCGCGGCTGGGGCCGTCCGGTCGAGCCGGCTGGTCGTCCTGCCGACCGACACCGTCTACGGGATCGGTGCCGATGCCTTCGACGCCGGTGCCGTCCAGGCGCTGCTGCGCGCCAAGAACCGCGGGCCGGACATGCCCGTCGGGGTGCTCGTCGGGTCCTGGTCCACTGTGGACGGGCTGGTGCTCGGCGTGCCGCCGCAGGCGCGGGCGCTCATCGAAGCCTTCTGGCCCGGCGACCTCTCCATCGTGCTGCCGCACGCGCCGAGCCTGCAGTGGAACCTCGGCGACGCCCGCGGCACCGTCATGCTCCGGATGCCGCTGCACCCCGTCGCGCTGGAACTGCTGCGGGACGTCGGCCCGATGGCCGTCTCGAGCGCGAACGTCTCCGGCCGCCCGCCAGCCAGCACCGCGCAGGAGGCGCAGGAACAGCTCGGCGACTCGGTCGCCGTCTACCTCGACGGCGGGTCGAGCGGTGCGCCCGTCGCGTCGAGCATCGTGGACCTCACCGGCACCGAACCCGTCGTGCTGCGCGAGGGCGCGGTGGGCAAGGAAGCCATCGCGGAGGTGCTGGGTGTGCCCGCGGAATCGTTGGCGTGA
- a CDS encoding M6 family metalloprotease domain-containing protein, which yields MRPRTPKALALLAAVTVLTGVGTGTAAAEPLTRGWPAPIDAARWENQDHMTWSDYRKVPGTNWADPNLKPTQRTFKGAVVLADYPDQDFVVTQPARSTVFGNPAPTAANIPRDDVAQYYEDFLNKPVALNNGHTINEYWMEDSGGRFGVQLTAFGPYRMPGKSFEYGMEFQPNACPPGANCTRDIRKDAGDAWRAEVGDTANQFDFVFYLSAGQDESSTWQEFGEMKFGTKENVPDSFGPPNHDLPNYAATRYVPWTSWASAASIWPNAQNGSSVQAESSGQSTYAHEFSHILGIGDNYNNPFGNPPSRAYSGPWDMLSRGTFNGPGGPHTRWQIPATQGSSMGAQHQLRNKLKLGIVDPADVLQLDRNELAKTGPVSVRLTARETEAQPGAFTGLNIKLAGGDKAPKCDRATDPFCDGGGYDNYTVEVVDRMGADSFTPDSGVLITKTKNKDNAPFDWVIDANPQDIGITDYTKPDGTPVKITIGDYRQLNDALFKAGTEAASPYEYTDEANRLRFLITDLARDRRGILSYTVTVTSLDGSGSQSRGAALTPALPAIARGGLATCDFGLLNTGSAHGAKAPYDTDTYRLSVSTDARGWEVRLPNELATAKFGGHAKVAAYAKRGQGGDLAARVKLTATSVSDPSKTATASCTVFGF from the coding sequence ATGCGCCCCAGAACCCCGAAAGCGCTCGCCCTGCTCGCCGCCGTCACCGTGCTCACCGGGGTCGGGACCGGGACCGCCGCGGCGGAGCCGCTCACCCGTGGCTGGCCCGCCCCGATCGACGCCGCCCGGTGGGAGAACCAGGACCACATGACCTGGTCCGACTACCGCAAGGTCCCCGGCACGAACTGGGCCGACCCGAACCTCAAGCCGACCCAGCGCACCTTCAAGGGCGCCGTCGTCCTCGCCGACTACCCGGACCAGGACTTCGTCGTCACGCAGCCCGCGCGTTCGACCGTCTTCGGCAACCCCGCGCCCACCGCCGCGAACATCCCGCGGGACGACGTCGCGCAGTACTACGAGGACTTCCTCAACAAGCCCGTGGCCCTCAACAACGGCCACACGATCAACGAGTACTGGATGGAGGACTCCGGCGGCCGGTTCGGCGTGCAGCTGACCGCGTTCGGGCCGTACCGGATGCCCGGGAAGTCCTTCGAATACGGCATGGAGTTCCAGCCGAACGCCTGCCCGCCCGGCGCGAACTGCACCCGTGACATCCGCAAGGACGCCGGCGACGCCTGGCGCGCCGAAGTCGGCGACACCGCGAACCAGTTCGACTTCGTCTTCTACCTCTCCGCCGGCCAGGACGAGAGCTCGACGTGGCAGGAGTTCGGCGAGATGAAGTTCGGGACGAAGGAGAACGTCCCCGACAGCTTCGGCCCGCCGAACCACGACCTGCCCAACTACGCGGCGACCCGGTACGTGCCGTGGACGTCGTGGGCGTCGGCCGCCAGCATCTGGCCGAACGCCCAGAACGGCAGCTCGGTGCAGGCCGAGAGCTCCGGGCAGTCGACCTACGCCCACGAGTTCAGCCATATCCTTGGCATCGGCGACAACTACAACAACCCGTTCGGGAACCCGCCGTCGCGCGCCTACAGCGGGCCGTGGGACATGCTGTCGCGCGGCACGTTCAACGGGCCGGGCGGCCCGCACACGCGCTGGCAGATCCCGGCGACGCAGGGCAGCTCGATGGGTGCCCAGCACCAGCTGCGCAACAAGCTGAAGCTCGGCATCGTCGATCCGGCGGACGTGCTGCAGCTCGACCGCAACGAGCTGGCGAAGACCGGCCCGGTGTCGGTCCGGCTCACCGCGCGCGAAACCGAAGCGCAGCCGGGCGCGTTCACCGGCCTGAACATCAAGCTCGCCGGCGGCGACAAGGCGCCGAAGTGCGACCGGGCGACGGACCCGTTCTGCGACGGCGGCGGCTACGACAACTACACGGTCGAGGTCGTCGACCGGATGGGCGCGGACTCGTTCACGCCCGATTCGGGCGTGCTGATCACGAAGACGAAGAACAAGGACAACGCCCCGTTCGACTGGGTGATCGACGCGAACCCGCAGGACATCGGCATCACCGACTACACGAAGCCGGACGGGACGCCGGTGAAGATCACCATCGGTGACTACCGGCAGCTCAACGACGCCCTGTTCAAGGCGGGTACGGAGGCGGCCAGCCCGTACGAGTACACGGACGAGGCGAACCGCCTGCGCTTCCTGATCACCGACCTGGCGAGGGATCGCCGCGGCATCCTGTCGTACACGGTGACGGTGACGTCGCTCGACGGGTCGGGCAGCCAGTCCCGCGGGGCGGCGCTGACCCCGGCCCTCCCGGCGATCGCCCGCGGCGGCCTGGCAACGTGCGACTTCGGCCTGCTCAACACGGGCTCGGCGCACGGCGCGAAGGCCCCGTACGACACGGACACGTACCGGCTGAGCGTGTCCACGGACGCCCGCGGCTGGGAGGTCCGCCTGCCGAACGAGCTGGCAACGGCGAAGTTCGGCGGCCACGCGAAGGTCGCGGCGTACGCGAAGCGCGGCCAGGGCGGCGACCTGGCGGCCCGGGTGAAGCTGACGGCGACATCGGTGAGCGACCCGTCGAAGACCGCGACGGCGAGCTGCACGGTGTTCGGCTTCTAG
- the rpmE gene encoding 50S ribosomal protein L31: MKSGIHPEYVVTNVNCDCGNSFTTRSTKTSGNIHVEICSNCHPFYTGKQKIMDTGGRVARFEARYGKRQKKADAK; this comes from the coding sequence ATGAAGAGCGGTATTCACCCCGAGTACGTGGTCACGAACGTGAACTGCGACTGCGGCAACAGCTTCACCACGCGCAGCACCAAGACCAGCGGCAACATCCACGTCGAGATCTGCTCGAACTGCCACCCGTTCTACACGGGCAAGCAGAAGATCATGGACACCGGTGGCCGGGTCGCGCGCTTCGAGGCTCGCTACGGCAAGCGCCAGAAGAAGGCCGACGCCAAGTAG
- a CDS encoding glycosyltransferase family 2 protein, translated as MPTEPITRRVAFIFPIYNEEENIDLLHKTVDEVTAPLAGKYDFSFLYVDDGSRDGSLAKLTELSARDERVTVVELSRNFGHQMAVTAGLDLVDADAVVIMDSDMQDPPRVALELIEKWEEGYDVVYAQRRSRQDSAFKKLTAGGFYWFLRKMAAVDIPKNTGDFRLIDRKVVDELRKYRERDRFLRGLVSYIGFKQTAVLFDRDKRHAGVTGYPLRKMLRFAADGILGFSVTPLRMITRMGYLISFLSFVGILYVGGVKLFAPETAVPGWAFLGIAMFFLGGIQIIMLGVLGSYIGRTYSQVQNRPLYGVASVRTGPGAPLEAREGAEAGRGSR; from the coding sequence GTGCCCACAGAGCCGATCACCCGCCGGGTGGCGTTCATCTTCCCGATCTACAACGAGGAAGAGAACATCGACCTGCTGCACAAGACGGTCGACGAGGTGACAGCCCCGCTCGCCGGGAAGTACGACTTCAGCTTCCTCTACGTCGACGACGGCAGCCGGGACGGCTCGCTGGCCAAGCTCACCGAGCTCAGCGCCCGCGACGAGCGGGTCACGGTAGTCGAGCTGTCCCGCAACTTCGGCCACCAGATGGCCGTCACCGCCGGGCTCGACCTGGTCGACGCCGACGCCGTCGTCATCATGGACAGCGACATGCAGGACCCGCCGCGGGTCGCGCTCGAGCTGATCGAGAAGTGGGAAGAGGGCTACGACGTCGTCTACGCGCAGCGCCGCTCGCGCCAGGACTCGGCGTTCAAGAAGCTCACCGCCGGCGGGTTCTACTGGTTCCTGCGGAAGATGGCCGCCGTCGACATCCCGAAGAACACCGGCGACTTCCGGCTGATCGACCGCAAGGTGGTCGACGAGCTGCGCAAGTACCGCGAGCGCGACCGCTTCCTGCGCGGCCTGGTCAGCTACATCGGCTTCAAGCAGACGGCCGTGCTGTTCGACCGCGACAAGCGGCACGCCGGCGTCACCGGCTACCCGCTGCGCAAGATGCTGCGCTTCGCCGCCGACGGCATCCTCGGCTTCTCGGTGACGCCGCTGCGGATGATCACGCGCATGGGTTACCTGATCTCGTTCCTGAGCTTCGTCGGGATCCTCTACGTCGGCGGCGTCAAGCTGTTCGCGCCGGAGACGGCGGTGCCCGGCTGGGCGTTCCTCGGGATCGCGATGTTCTTCCTCGGCGGGATCCAGATCATCATGCTGGGCGTGCTCGGCAGCTACATCGGCCGCACGTACTCGCAGGTGCAGAACCGGCCGCTCTACGGCGTCGCGTCGGTGCGCACGGGCCCGGGCGCGCCGCTCGAAGCCCGCGAGGGCGCCGAAGCGGGACGAGGCTCCCGATGA
- the prfA gene encoding peptide chain release factor 1, with amino-acid sequence MDSSSLKGLLAEHAELEQQLADPAVHADQGRARKLGRRYAELTPVVRAVHELDTTRDDLAAAREMASEDAEFAAEADELAAKIPELESKLTELLLPRDPYDGSDVVMEIKSGEGGEESALFAGDLLRMYLRYAERHGWKAEVLDSVDSDLGGFKDVTLSIKSKTADVDGVWSRLKFEGGVHRVQRVPATESQGRIHTSASGVLIYPEPEEVEVEIDPNDLRIDVFRSSGPGGQSVNTTDSAVRITHLPTGIVVSCQNEKSQIQNRARALQVLQARLQAIAEEEAAAKASDARRSQVRTVDRSERVRTYNFPENRISDHRVNYKAYNLDQVLDGDLDGVLDALATADREERLAAQSG; translated from the coding sequence GTGGATTCGAGCTCGCTCAAGGGGCTGCTCGCCGAGCACGCGGAGCTGGAGCAGCAGCTGGCGGATCCGGCGGTCCACGCCGACCAGGGGCGCGCCCGCAAGCTCGGCCGCCGCTACGCCGAGCTGACCCCGGTCGTCCGCGCGGTCCACGAACTCGACACCACCCGCGACGACCTCGCGGCCGCTCGTGAGATGGCCTCGGAGGACGCGGAGTTCGCCGCGGAGGCCGACGAGCTGGCCGCGAAGATCCCCGAGCTGGAGTCGAAGCTCACCGAGCTCCTGCTGCCGCGCGACCCGTACGACGGCTCCGACGTCGTGATGGAGATCAAGTCCGGCGAGGGCGGCGAGGAGTCGGCCCTGTTCGCCGGCGACCTGCTGCGCATGTACCTGCGCTACGCCGAGCGCCACGGCTGGAAGGCGGAGGTCCTCGACTCGGTCGACTCCGACCTGGGCGGCTTCAAGGACGTCACGCTGTCGATCAAGAGCAAGACGGCCGACGTCGACGGCGTGTGGTCCAGGTTGAAGTTCGAGGGCGGCGTCCACCGCGTCCAGCGCGTCCCGGCGACGGAGTCCCAGGGCCGCATCCACACGTCGGCGTCCGGCGTGCTCATCTATCCGGAGCCGGAGGAGGTCGAGGTCGAGATCGACCCGAACGACCTGCGCATCGACGTGTTCCGGTCGTCGGGCCCGGGCGGCCAGAGCGTCAACACGACCGACTCGGCGGTCCGCATCACCCACCTCCCGACCGGCATCGTGGTCTCCTGCCAGAACGAGAAGTCCCAGATCCAGAACCGCGCCCGCGCCCTGCAGGTGCTGCAGGCCCGCCTGCAGGCGATCGCGGAGGAGGAGGCGGCGGCGAAGGCATCGGACGCCCGCCGTTCCCAGGTCCGCACGGTGGACCGCTCGGAGCGGGTCCGGACGTACAACTTCCCGGAGAACCGCATCTCCGACCACCGCGTGAACTACAAGGCCTACAACCTCGACCAGGTCCTGGACGGCGACCTGGACGGTGTTTTGGACGCCCTGGCGACCGCGGACCGCGAAGAGCGCCTGGCGGCTCAGTCCGGCTGA
- a CDS encoding VOC family protein codes for MRIMHQVVTFDAADLAAESRFWAGVLGGEVDDDGDWHMVLVDGAPRIGVQLAPDHRPPEWPDGPTKQQIHLDLWVEDFAEAHEHVTALGATVLKPAAGNTSGDDFQVYADPAGHPFCLCWLVPR; via the coding sequence ATGCGCATCATGCACCAGGTGGTCACGTTCGACGCGGCCGACCTCGCGGCCGAGAGCCGCTTCTGGGCCGGCGTGCTCGGCGGCGAGGTCGATGACGACGGCGACTGGCACATGGTGCTGGTCGACGGGGCGCCGCGGATCGGGGTGCAGCTCGCGCCGGACCACCGGCCACCGGAATGGCCGGACGGCCCCACGAAGCAGCAGATCCACCTCGACCTGTGGGTCGAGGACTTCGCCGAGGCCCACGAGCACGTCACGGCCCTCGGCGCCACGGTGCTGAAGCCGGCCGCGGGCAACACGTCCGGCGACGACTTCCAGGTCTACGCCGACCCCGCCGGGCACCCCTTCTGCCTCTGCTGGCTGGTCCCCCGTTAG
- a CDS encoding GtrA family protein, whose amino-acid sequence MKLISATQLRFGAVGVANTLVDALGYALLVTLGVPLFVANFISTTTGMLLSFTLNRNFTFRAKDGDVRRQALLFFGVTAFGLWVVQAAIIFAVTSAFPGVNVLVPKGAGIVVGLVWNYVLYHKVVFRQRPAQVEAPVAEVTHD is encoded by the coding sequence ATGAAGCTGATCTCGGCGACCCAGCTGCGCTTCGGGGCGGTCGGCGTGGCGAACACGCTCGTCGACGCGCTCGGCTACGCGCTGCTGGTGACGCTGGGCGTCCCGCTGTTCGTGGCGAACTTCATCTCGACGACCACGGGCATGCTCCTCAGCTTCACGCTCAACCGGAACTTCACGTTCCGCGCCAAGGACGGCGACGTCCGCCGCCAGGCCCTGCTGTTCTTCGGCGTCACCGCGTTCGGGCTGTGGGTGGTGCAGGCGGCGATCATCTTCGCCGTCACCAGCGCCTTCCCCGGGGTGAACGTGCTGGTCCCGAAGGGCGCCGGCATCGTCGTCGGCCTGGTCTGGAACTACGTGCTCTACCACAAGGTCGTGTTCCGGCAGCGGCCCGCGCAGGTCGAAGCGCCGGTCGCGGAGGTCACGCATGACTAG